CCCTTTCGTTACTTCATCCTAACACGGCCGCCCAATCGCGCGCGGAGCAACGATGCAGGTCAGGGGCACAACACGCGCAAATTAGGGGTTGACAGGGGGAGCAGAACGTGCAGTGATGCACATTACCAATGCCTTCACTCGGCCCTGGAAGGGGCCCCAATGCAGCCCTGACGGGCCGCGCGGACGGGCTCCCGGGCTGGTCCGACGCCCCGCGCTATCGCGCGCGAAACCTTCCTACTACTGTGCATAGTTGCATCAGTCGAACCGGCCCAGCAGGAGGCATTGAGTGAACCGATTCGAGATCAGCCTCCCCGTCCGCCTGCCCGCGCCGACCGCTCGGGCCGCGCTCGTCGGCCTCGTCGCGGTGGTCGCGGTCCTGCTCAGCGGCTGCAGTGCGGGCCAGGTCTCGCAAATGGCCGTCCAGGAGCCCGCCATCAACGGCAACAAGGTCACGTTCAACAACGTGGCGCTGCGCGACATCCGCATGCAGGCCGAGCAGACCGGTGACTCCGTGCAGCCGGGACAGACCGTGGACCTGGCGCTGGTCGCCGTCAACCGGTCGCCGGACATGCCGGACAGATTGGTGAGCATCACCAGCGACGTCGGCTCGGTGGCCTTGCGCGGAGATGGTCGACTGCCCGCCGGCGGCATGCTGTTGATCGGAACGCCGGAGGGGCAGAGGGTGGGGCCCGGCCCCATGGGCTCCAGCAACGCGACCAAGGCGACCGTGACACTGGCCAAGCCGATCAGCAACGGCCTGCTGTACAACTTCACCTTCAACTTCGAGAAGGCCGGTCACGCCACCGTCCTGGTGCCGGTTTCGGCCGGGCTGGCCCCGCCGCAGCAAAGCTAGACGGGCGTAACCGCCTGTCATAGCGGGGATTTGTCGTACCCGCTCGATACCGTCATGGCGTGGCAAATGCACGCTCCCAGTACCGCTGCTCCGAATGCCAGCACGTCACCGCCAAGTGGGTCGGCCGCTGCCTGGAGTGCGGCACCTGGGGCACCGTCGATGAGGTGCCGGTGCTGACCGCGGTCGGCGGCCGCCGCGCGGGGGTCGGTTCGGCTTCGGCGTCGCGACCGGTCCCGATCACCTCCGTCGAACCCAACGCCAGCCAGCACCGCTCGACGGGCGTCGGAGAGCTCGACCGGGTGCTCGGGGGAGGTGTCGTGCCCGGTTCGGTCACGCTGCTGGCGGGTGATCCCGGCGTGGGGAAGTCGACGCTGCTGCTCAAGGTGGCCCATCGCTGGGCGATGTCGGGCCGGCGCGCGCTGTACATCTCCGGCGAGGAGTCCGCCGGCCAGATCCGGCTGCGGGCGGACCGCATCGGCTGCGGCGCCGACGAGGTCTACCTGGCAGCCGAATCCGACGTCCACACGGTGCTGGATCACATCGCGACGGTGCGGCCCGCGCTGGTGATCGTGGACTCGGTCCAGACGATGTCCACGACGGAGGCCGAGGGCGTCGCCGGTGGGGTCACGCAGGTGCGCGCGGTCACCGCCGCGTTGACCGCGGCCGCAAAGGCCAACGGCGTCGCGCTGATCCTGGTCGGCCACGTCACCAAGGACGGGGCCATAGCCGGGCCGCGCTCCCTGGAACACCTGGTGGACGTGGTGCTGCATTTCGAGGGCGATCGCAACGGGTCGCTGCGGATGGTTCGGGGGGTCAAGAACCGATTCGGCGGGGCCGACGAGGTCGGCTGTTTCATGTTGCACGACAACGGGATCGAGGACGTCTCCGACCCGTCGAACCTCTTTCTGGATCAACGGCCGGCGCCGGTCGCCGGGACCGCGATCACCGTGACGCTGGACGGTAAGCGGCCGCTCATCGGGGAGGTCCAGGCGCTGCTGGCGTCACCCGGTGGCGGCTCGCCGCGGCGCGCCGTCAGCGGGATCGACCACTCCCGGGCCGCGATGATCAGCGCGGTGGTAGAAAAGCACGGCCGGCTGGCCGTCGGCGTCCACGACATCTACCTGTCCACCGTGGGCGGCATGCGGTTGACCGACCCCTCCTCCGATCTGGCCGTCGCGATGGCGCTGGCGTCGGCGTACTCCGACCTGCCGTTGCCGACGACGGCGGTGATGATCGGCGAGGTGGGGCTGGCCGGCGACCTGCGCCGGGTCAGCGGCATGGAACGGCGGCTGAGTGAGGCCGCGCGCCAGGGATTCACCAGCGCGCTCATCCCGGACGGCGACGACCCCCGGCGCGAGATAGTGCCGAGCGGGATGCGGGCGCTGCGGGCACCGACCATCGTCGCGGCGCTGCAACACATGAAAGCGATCGCCGGGCCCCGCAACGGCTGGACGCACGACGCGGTGTGGCCGCACAATGACACGCTGTGACCCGTCCGACACTGCGTGAGACCGTCGCCCGCCTGGCGCCGGGCACCGGTCTGCGGGACGGCCTAGAGCGCATCCTGCGGGGCCGCACCGGCGCGCTGATCGTCCTCGGCAACGACGAGGCCGTCGAGGCCATCTGCGACGGCGGCTTCGCGCTCGATGTCCGGTACGCGCCGACCCGGCTGCGCGAGCTGGCGAAGATGGACGGCGCCGTGGTGCTGTCCACCGACGGCAGCCGCATCGTGCGGGCCAACGTGCAGCTGGTGCCGGACCCGTCGATTCCCACCGACGAATCGGGGACGCGCCACCGCTCCGCGGAACGGGCGGCGATCCAGACCGGTTACCCGGTGATCTCGGTGAGCCACTCGATGAACATCGTGACCGTCTACGTGGGCGGGGAACGCCACGTGGTGGCCGATTCCGCGACCATCCTGTCGCGCGCCAACCAGGCGATCGCGACCCTGGAGCGGTACAAGACCAGGCTCGACGAGGTCAGCAGGCAACTGTCGCTCGCCGAGATCGAGGACTTCGTCACGCTGCGCGACGTGATGACGGTGGTGCAGCGGCTCGAGCTGGTCCGGCGCATCGGGCTGGTGATCGACTCCGACGTCGTCGAGCTGGGCACCGACGGGCGCCAGCTGCGGTTGCAGCTCGACGAGTTGCTGGGCGGCAACGACATCGCGCGGGAACTGACCGTGCGCGACTATCACGCCAGCCCCGAGCCGCTATCCAAAGCGCAGATGACCGCGACCCTCGACGAGCTGGACGCCCTCTCGGACACCGAACTGCTCGAACTCACGGCGCTGGCAAAGGTTTTCGGCTATCCGACCACGGCGGAGGCGCAGGACTCGGCGGTCAGCCCGCGCGGCTACCGCGCGCTGGCCAGCATCCCGCGCCTGCAGTTCGCCCACTCCGACCTACTGGTCCGGTCATTCGGGACGCTGCAGGGCTTGCTGGCGGCCAGCGCCGGCGACCTGCAGTCGGTCGAGGGCATCGGCGCGATGTGGGCCCGCCACGTGCGGGAGGGTCTGTCGCAGCTCGCGGAGTCGACAATCGCCGACCCGCTCAGTTAGCCGGCGGGGACCGGCGCGACCGGCGGCGCCTCCGGCGGCGGCGCGGCGGCCGGCTGACCCGGCCCTGGCACCGGGCCCGGCGGCGGAGGCGGCTGGTTCATGATGAACGGCACCGGCTGGGAACGCAGGTTGCCCAGCTGGACGACGAGGTTGTAGGTGCCCGGGCCGATCGCCGGCCGCGGCAGCGGACAGTGCGGCGCCGATCCCATCCCCGTCCACGTCACCGCGGTCGTCACTTGCTCGCCCGGCGTGAAGGTCTTGATCAGCGTCTCGTTGGACGGCGCGCAGTCCAGGTTCGACCACAGCCGCTTGTTGTCCAGCGAGTACACGTAGGCCGCCAGCACCGCGGCGCCGACGTCGCGCTTGCAGGACACCAGGCCGATGTTGGTGACGACCATGGTGAACTTGGGCTGATCACCGATGAAGTATTGGGGCGCGTTGGTCAGGCCCTTGACGGCCAGCGTTGAATCGGGGCAGTCATCGCCCTCCTTCAGCACCGGCGGCGGCTGCACCGCGGCGGTCGGTGTGGGCATCTCCGGGTTCTGGCCCTGTTGCGGCGCCGCCGGGGTGGGCTGCTCCCCCGGCGCGGCCGGCGGGGGCGCCTGCGGCGCGGGCGAGCCGGGCTTGCTTTGAGCGGAGTTGGGCTTGTCGGCAGTGGTGGGCTTGGCGCCCGAGTTGTGTCCCATGAAGGCAATGACCGCGGCGACCACGATCCCTACGACGACGACCGCGACGCCCACGGCCAGGCCACGGCGCCGCCAATAGATCTCGGTAGGTAGCGGGCCACGCGGTTCCAGATCCAGCACGTTTGCAGCGTAGGCCCAGGTCACGTCGAGTTGACTGACCCGCCCCGGCGTGTCGCGGGGTTTGCTGGCTCACGGCCGTGTTAGTGACGGGCCGCGCCGCGCCCTATTCGCCGATGTCGCCGACGTGGTCGACCAGGGCCGCGCGCCCGTCGGCGAGGTGATAGGTGGCGCCCGCTATCGCAAGGGTGCCGGCGGACACCCGCTCGGCGATCGCGCTCGAACGCGACATGAGCTGGGCGATCGTTTCGCTCACGTGCCGTGCCTCGAACTCGTCGACGCGGCTGAGGCCGTCGCGGCGGCCCATCAGGATCGACGGTGTGACCCGCTCCACCACGTCTCGCAGGAAACCGCCCGGTATCGCGCCGTCCTCGATCGCGGCCAGCGCCGCCTTGACCGCACCGCAGCTGTCATGGCCCAGAACGACGATCAGCGGCACGTCGAGCACCATCACCGCGAACTCGATGGAGCCCAGCACCGCCGAGTCGATGGCCTGGCCGGCGGTGCGCACCACGAACATGTCGCCCAGACCCTGGTCGAAGATCAGTTCGGCCGCCACCCGGCTGTCCGAACAACCGAACACCACCGCGATGGGCCTCTGCCCGGCGGCCAGGCTGGCCCGGTGGTCGACGCTCTGGCTGGGATGCTGGGGCTGGCCCGCGACGAATCGCTCGTTACCCTCTTTGAGTGCTTTCCACGCGGTTACCGGGCTGGTGTTAGGCATGGCTGCAATCATGCCGCAACCGCCGCTGAACCGCCCAGAACACATATCAGTTACCGACCTTCTCGACTGGTACGAACGATCTCGCCGCGACCTGCCCTGGCGGGCGCCCGGCGTCAGCGCATGGCAGATCCTGGTCAGCGAATTCATGCTGCAGCAGACACCGGTGTCGCGGGTGCTGCCGATCTGGTCGGACTGGGTGCGGCGCTGGCCCACCCCGTCGGCCACCGCCGCGGCCAGCGCCGCCGACGTGCTGCGCGCCTGGGGCAAGCTGGGGTACCCGAGGCGGGCCAAGCGTTTGCACGAATGCGCGACCGTGATCGCGCGCGATCACGACGACCTGGTTCCCGACGACGTCGATGTCCTGCTGGCCCTGCCGGGCGTCGGCGGCTACACCGCCCGCGCCATCGCCTGTTTCGCCTACCGCCAACCGGTGCCCGTGGTGGACACCAACGTGCGCCGGGTGGTCGCCCGTGCCGTGCACGGACGGGCCGACGCCGGCGCACCCTCCGCGGCGCGCGACCATGCCGACGTCTCGGCACTGTTGCCTCCCGACGAGAAGGCGCCCGATTTTTCGGTGGCGCTGATGGAGCTGGGAGCGATCGTTTGCACCGCACGGGCGCCGCGCTGCGGGCTGTGCCCGCTTGAGCGGTGCGCGTGGCGGGACGCCGACTATACCCCGGCGCAGGGGCCGGCCCGCCGGGTGCAGACCTATGCCGGAACCGATCGGCAAGTCCGCGGTCGGCTGCTGGATGTGTTGCGCGCCAACGACTCCCCGGTCACGCGTGCGGAGCTGGACGTCGCATGGTTGACCGACACCGCCCAGCGCGACCGGGCACTGGGATCGTTACTGGCCGATGGCCTGGTGACGAGGACGGCCGATGGCCGTTTCGCGTTGCTGGGCGAAGCGTAGCCGCCGCCGATCAGAGGTCGTTGCCGGCGTAGGACTGGTTGAAGCTTTTGTTGGCCAGCGGGAAGTCCGGGACGATGGTGTCGGCCATCGCGACGGGCAGCGCCGGCCAGTTGAACCACGACGGGTCGACGATCTTCGCGCGAGTGATCCGATTCGCTGCGTCGGTTTCGACCCGGTGGACGATGGTGCCCCGCCAGCCCTCGACGATGCCGATGCCACTGCGCGGTGCGCGCGGTGCCGGCGGGGTTTCCGCGTATTCGGTTGGGCCGCTGTGTGATTCGATCAGGTGGCAGGCCAGCTCGGTGGACGCGGCGAACTCGTCGCGCCGTACGGTGTAACGGGCCAGCGCGTCGCCCGCGGCGGCCCCTGTCTCGGTGACGGGCAGTGGGGTGGTCGGGTGTTCGAGTCGGGCGTCCGTGCGGATGCCGCTGGCGCGCGCGACGTAGCCCAGGCACCCGAGTGCGTGAGCGTCTTCTTGGTGCAGGACGGCGGTCCCGGCGAACCGGTCGTAGACCACGGTGTTGCGCAGCGTCAGTTCGGCGATCTCGGCGACATCGGCGGCGATGCGCCGCAGCGCGGCGACATCCGGCAGCTCCCGCAGTGCGACCGCACCCGGGCGCACGGCGCCGCGCAACAGCCGATGCCCGGTGA
This genomic interval from Mycobacterium sp. SMC-2 contains the following:
- the radA gene encoding DNA repair protein RadA — translated: MANARSQYRCSECQHVTAKWVGRCLECGTWGTVDEVPVLTAVGGRRAGVGSASASRPVPITSVEPNASQHRSTGVGELDRVLGGGVVPGSVTLLAGDPGVGKSTLLLKVAHRWAMSGRRALYISGEESAGQIRLRADRIGCGADEVYLAAESDVHTVLDHIATVRPALVIVDSVQTMSTTEAEGVAGGVTQVRAVTAALTAAAKANGVALILVGHVTKDGAIAGPRSLEHLVDVVLHFEGDRNGSLRMVRGVKNRFGGADEVGCFMLHDNGIEDVSDPSNLFLDQRPAPVAGTAITVTLDGKRPLIGEVQALLASPGGGSPRRAVSGIDHSRAAMISAVVEKHGRLAVGVHDIYLSTVGGMRLTDPSSDLAVAMALASAYSDLPLPTTAVMIGEVGLAGDLRRVSGMERRLSEAARQGFTSALIPDGDDPRREIVPSGMRALRAPTIVAALQHMKAIAGPRNGWTHDAVWPHNDTL
- the disA gene encoding DNA integrity scanning diadenylate cyclase DisA — its product is MTRPTLRETVARLAPGTGLRDGLERILRGRTGALIVLGNDEAVEAICDGGFALDVRYAPTRLRELAKMDGAVVLSTDGSRIVRANVQLVPDPSIPTDESGTRHRSAERAAIQTGYPVISVSHSMNIVTVYVGGERHVVADSATILSRANQAIATLERYKTRLDEVSRQLSLAEIEDFVTLRDVMTVVQRLELVRRIGLVIDSDVVELGTDGRQLRLQLDELLGGNDIARELTVRDYHASPEPLSKAQMTATLDELDALSDTELLELTALAKVFGYPTTAEAQDSAVSPRGYRALASIPRLQFAHSDLLVRSFGTLQGLLAASAGDLQSVEGIGAMWARHVREGLSQLAESTIADPLS
- a CDS encoding carbonic anhydrase, which produces MPNTSPVTAWKALKEGNERFVAGQPQHPSQSVDHRASLAAGQRPIAVVFGCSDSRVAAELIFDQGLGDMFVVRTAGQAIDSAVLGSIEFAVMVLDVPLIVVLGHDSCGAVKAALAAIEDGAIPGGFLRDVVERVTPSILMGRRDGLSRVDEFEARHVSETIAQLMSRSSAIAERVSAGTLAIAGATYHLADGRAALVDHVGDIGE
- a CDS encoding A/G-specific adenine glycosylase yields the protein MAAIMPQPPLNRPEHISVTDLLDWYERSRRDLPWRAPGVSAWQILVSEFMLQQTPVSRVLPIWSDWVRRWPTPSATAAASAADVLRAWGKLGYPRRAKRLHECATVIARDHDDLVPDDVDVLLALPGVGGYTARAIACFAYRQPVPVVDTNVRRVVARAVHGRADAGAPSAARDHADVSALLPPDEKAPDFSVALMELGAIVCTARAPRCGLCPLERCAWRDADYTPAQGPARRVQTYAGTDRQVRGRLLDVLRANDSPVTRAELDVAWLTDTAQRDRALGSLLADGLVTRTADGRFALLGEA